Proteins encoded together in one Lathyrus oleraceus cultivar Zhongwan6 chromosome 5, CAAS_Psat_ZW6_1.0, whole genome shotgun sequence window:
- the LOC127080497 gene encoding uncharacterized protein LOC127080497 — MSQHPSSYGTKPSQHAKTPSMEFVDKDVMDVTPLCMIPGDTTCPSSNAGDKQGNTSGNSSLPKDMYYIDRAIRKLVTRILSEGHKVEGVSTPLSRREPSPEGKPHADKDDESSRSEKEVAAEGLCSLGKTLPSKKPNVPQEKIIDLEEESTEGEDDPLVHLVKPSVAEKLRTRKGKSVAKMRAARVKKAGGIGPSKPWSKVEVGKRKERDNSDSEKDVKDDVPDISPAKRQAVQKSPGKAVAVHLDNISFHLEDGAAKWKYVIQRRVAIERELGQEAVEVKEVIELIKNVGLMKTLETLPQCYEGLEREEIEKTGKDSNARSKSQSSGSSGSSEDSKGASDDTCEGESDTSSSD, encoded by the exons atgtctcaacatccatcatcataTGGTACCAAACCCTCCCAACATGCAAAGACTCCATCCATGGAGTTTGTAGATAAAGACGTGATGGACGTCACTCCTCTGTGCATGATACCGGGCGACACCACATGTCCCTCCTCCAATgctggagataagcaaggtaatacctctGGTAACTCCTCTCTTCCTAAAGACATGTATTATATTGATCGTGCTATAAGGAAACTAGTCACGAGAATTCTGAGTGAAGGGCATAAAGTTGAaggggtttctacccctctgtccagaagggaacCCTCTCCTGAGGGAAAACCCcatgctgataaagatgatgagtcatctagatcagaaaaagAGGTTGCTGCTGAAGGGCTTTGCTCTCTAGGaaaaaccctacctagcaagaaaccaaATGTGCCTCAAGAAAAGAttattgacctagaggaagaaagcACTGAAGGAGAGGATGATCCTTTGGTTCATCTGGTAAAACCTAGTGTAGCTGAGAAACTGAGAACTAGGAAAGGAAAAAGTGTGGCTAAAATGAGAGCTGCTAGAGTGAAAAAGGCAGGAGGTATAGGACCCTCAAAACCCTGGAGCAAGGTTGAGGTtgggaaaaggaaagaaagagacaACTCTGACTCTGAGAAGGATGTtaaagacgatgtcccagacatctcccctgcaaaaaggcaggctgttcAGAAATCTCCTGGCAAGGCTGTTGCTGTACatctagacaatatctcctttcacTTGGAAGATGGAGCAGCAAAGTGGAAATATGTCATTCAGAGAAGAGTAGCCATTGAAAGAGAGCTTGGACAAgaagctgtagaggtaaaggaGGTAATTGAGCTGATAAAAAATGTTGGACTCATGAAGACTTTGGAAACTCTACCCCAatgctatgaggg CCTGGAAAGGGAAGAAATAGAGAAGACTGGTAAGGATTCAAATGCAAGATCAAAATCccaatccagtggcagctctgGAAGTTCAGAAGACTCTAAAGGTGCAAGTGATGATACATGTGAAGGTGAAAgtgatacttcttcttctgattaa